One Clavelina lepadiformis chromosome 1, kaClaLepa1.1, whole genome shotgun sequence genomic region harbors:
- the LOC143444243 gene encoding prefoldin subunit 2-like translates to MSEKKLSKEEIIEGFNKLRQEQRAIATKIAELEADRTEHGLVMDALKEVDSNRKCFRLIGGVLVERTVAEVLPALTKNQGQISSTVEMLNKNLLEKGKNLNDYREKHNITVRGENPSSGGNAAANAQPTQKSNQSSGVLVSNK, encoded by the exons ATGTCGGAAAAAAAGCTTTCAAAAGAGGAAATTATTGAAGGCTTCAACAAACTACGACAGGAGCAAAGAgcaattgcaacaaaaatagCTGAACTTGAAGCTGACAGAACAGAGCATGGACTTGTGATGGATGCGCTGAAAGAA GTTGACAGCAACCGTAAATGTTTTCGTTTAATCGGTGGAGTTTTAGTGGAGAGGACTGTAGCTGAGGTGCTGCCGGCACTGACAAAGAATCAGGGGCAGATATCTTCAACTGTGGAAATGCTGAACAAGAACCTTcttgaaaaaggaaaaaacttGAACGACTACCGTGAAAAACACAATATAACCGTTCGCGGTGAAAATCCCAGCAGCGGCGGTAATGCGGCGGCCAATGCGCAGCCGACCCAAAAATCAAACCAGTCTTCTGGTGTGCTTGTCTCAAACAAGTGA